A single window of Sparus aurata chromosome 22, fSpaAur1.1, whole genome shotgun sequence DNA harbors:
- the LOC115573993 gene encoding rho GTPase-activating protein 11A, translating to MKVTDSNVIRFHLQVLHGITVRSFEKKKERLFIGGAKIFGVPLENLPRRYIPEFGLVPCFLVEACSFLLERIATVGLFRKPGSLPRIKTLRAKLNKGDGCLSTALPYDLATLIKQFCRELPESLFPSELHAALLKAQALPDLEDRTSALQLLSCLLPARSSSSLHYLFNFLSKVSHRCTENLMTSTNLATVFVPCLLPPPNKTEMSEGRLELRVLVLHTFIENPHIFGVIPKAVMDSMEFLMNFPLLKDAKRGHKKRHSFKGLHSVKTVPLNQGRSKVKPAVSEVEKVSTSGGRKPLRRSLGLDSFPGVLLFRTCFAERGDKPAGTLLDSPRPTRKDSCKAPQEKQKRDLHLTHFPRFTRSLDAGSSPVLTGVGKLRLTPWGRRTSL from the exons ATGAAAGTCACAGACAGTAATGTGATCCGGTTTCACCTTCAAGTTCTTCATGGGATAACAGTGAGGAGCtttgagaagaagaaggagagactGTTTATCGGCGGGGCGAAGATCTTTGGTGTTCCTCTGGAGAATTTACCCCGGAGATACATCCCTGAGTTTGGACTGGTGCCGTG CTTTTTGGTGGAAGCTTGTTCGTTTCTTCTGGAGCGCATTGCGACTGTTGGCCTGTTCAGAAAACCAGGGTCTCTCCCTCGCATAAAGACCCTCAGG GCCAAACTGAATAAAGGAGACGGGTGTCTGTCCACAGCCCTCCCCTACGACTTGGCCACTCTGATCAAACAGTTCTGCAGGGAGCTGCCAGAGTCTTTGTTCCCCTCGGAGCTCCATGCCGCTCTGCTCAAAGCTCAGGCGCTGCCCGACCTGGAGGACAGGACGTCAGCCCTCCAGCTGCTGTCCTGTTTGCTGCCTGCAAGGAGCTCCTCCAGTCTGCACTACCTGTTCAACTTCCTCTCCAAAGTCTCCCACAG ATGCACCGAAAACTTGATGACCAGCACGAACCTCGCCACAGTCTTCGTCCCGTGTCTTTTACCTCCTCCCAACAAGACAGAGATGTCTGAAGGGCGACTTGAACTGAGGGTCCTGGTCCTTCATACCTTCATTGAAAATCCTCACATATTTG GTGTGATTCCTAAGGCGGTAATGGACAGTATGGAGTTTCTGATGAATTTTCCTCTCCTGAAAGACGCAAAGAGAGGACATAAAAAGAGACACAGTTTCAAAG ggTTGCATTCAGTGAAGACGGTCCCCTTGAATCAagggaggtcaaaggtcaaacctGCAGTCTCAGAGGTGGAGAAAGTGTCCACCTCAGGAGGCAGAAAACCACTAAGGAGGAGCCTCGGTCTGGATTCTTTCCCCGGTGTTCTGCTGTTTAGGACTTGTTTTGCAG AACGTGGTGACAAACCTGCAGGGACTTTGTTGGATAGTCCCAGACCCACTCGCAAAGACTCATGCAAGGCCCcacaagagaaacagaaaag AGATCTGCATTTGACTCATTTCCCGAGGTTCACCAGAAGTTTGGATGCAGGCAGTTCTCCTGTGCTCACTGGTGTTGGGAAACTGAGGCTCACACCGTGGGGAAGACGCACATCACTATAA
- the scg5 gene encoding neuroendocrine protein 7B2 isoform X1, with the protein MLASLTQVSRRRQDTTTEMGSAVRLSLFGLLLCLQLGRAPARSPRTADQVSEADIQRLLHGVMEQLGIARPRVEYPAHQATNIVGPQSIQGGAHEGLQHLGPFGNIPNIVAELTGDNVPKDFSDDHGYPDPPNPCPLGKTAADGCLENVPDTAEFSREFQKHQHLFDPEHDYPALAKWNKELLYQKLKGGPKRRKRSVNPYLMGQRLDNVVAKKSVPHFSEEEEEEAPTIPAASKTTA; encoded by the exons ATGCTAGCTAGCTTGACACAGGTCTCGCGCAGAAGGCAGGACACG ACGACAGAAATGGGTTCGGCTGTGCGGTTATCGTTGTTCGGCCTCCTCCTGTGCCTGCAGCTCGGCAGGGCTCCGGCCCGCAGCCCCCGCACGGCGGACCAGGTGTCTGAGGCCGACATCCAGCGCCTCCTGCACGGCGTCATGGAGCAGCTGGGCATCGCCCGGCCCAGGGTGGAGTATCCCGCACACCAGGCCACCAACATTGTCGGGCCTCAGAGCATACAGG GTGGTGCTCATGAAGGGCTGCAGCACCTCGGCCCTTTTGGCAACATCCCCAACATTGTGGCCGAGCTGACAGGCGACAACGTTCCCAAAGACTTCAGTGATGACCACGGATACCCAGACCCTCCAAACCCCTGTCCTCTGGGAAAGACCG CAGCAGACGGATGTTTGGAAAACGTCCCGGACACAGCCGAGTTCAGCAGAGAGTTTCAGAAACACCAGCACCTATTTGACCCGGAGCATGATTACCCAGCGCTGGCCAAGTGG AACAAGGAGCTTTTGTACCAAAAGCTTAAGGGAGgaccaaaaagaagaaaaagg AGTGTCAACCCCTATCTGATGGGCCAGAGGCTGGACAACGTTGTCGCCAAAAAATCTGTTCCTCACTtctctgaggaagaggaggaggaggcaccGACCATCCCTGCTGCCAGCAAAACCACAGCTTAA
- the scg5 gene encoding neuroendocrine protein 7B2 isoform X2 has product MGSAVRLSLFGLLLCLQLGRAPARSPRTADQVSEADIQRLLHGVMEQLGIARPRVEYPAHQATNIVGPQSIQGGAHEGLQHLGPFGNIPNIVAELTGDNVPKDFSDDHGYPDPPNPCPLGKTAADGCLENVPDTAEFSREFQKHQHLFDPEHDYPALAKWNKELLYQKLKGGPKRRKRSVNPYLMGQRLDNVVAKKSVPHFSEEEEEEAPTIPAASKTTA; this is encoded by the exons ATGGGTTCGGCTGTGCGGTTATCGTTGTTCGGCCTCCTCCTGTGCCTGCAGCTCGGCAGGGCTCCGGCCCGCAGCCCCCGCACGGCGGACCAGGTGTCTGAGGCCGACATCCAGCGCCTCCTGCACGGCGTCATGGAGCAGCTGGGCATCGCCCGGCCCAGGGTGGAGTATCCCGCACACCAGGCCACCAACATTGTCGGGCCTCAGAGCATACAGG GTGGTGCTCATGAAGGGCTGCAGCACCTCGGCCCTTTTGGCAACATCCCCAACATTGTGGCCGAGCTGACAGGCGACAACGTTCCCAAAGACTTCAGTGATGACCACGGATACCCAGACCCTCCAAACCCCTGTCCTCTGGGAAAGACCG CAGCAGACGGATGTTTGGAAAACGTCCCGGACACAGCCGAGTTCAGCAGAGAGTTTCAGAAACACCAGCACCTATTTGACCCGGAGCATGATTACCCAGCGCTGGCCAAGTGG AACAAGGAGCTTTTGTACCAAAAGCTTAAGGGAGgaccaaaaagaagaaaaagg AGTGTCAACCCCTATCTGATGGGCCAGAGGCTGGACAACGTTGTCGCCAAAAAATCTGTTCCTCACTtctctgaggaagaggaggaggaggcaccGACCATCCCTGCTGCCAGCAAAACCACAGCTTAA
- the grem1a gene encoding gremlin-1a — MKTPSVLISTAVLALLLSSPRSTDADTFQGAIPHPNKYDPQEPDRCQQPAIGGLISRGAGPVTSTDEVLESSQEALHVTERRYLRLDWCKTQPLKQTIREEGCLSRTIINRFCYGQCNSFYIPRHNYQDGDVFQSCSACKPKTFSTVTYTLFCPGQTPSTRKKRIQRVKLCRCTTIDTD, encoded by the coding sequence ATGAAGACACCGTCGGTGCTGATCTCCACAGCAGTTCTGGCGCTGCTGCTCAGCTCGCCGAGGAGTACGGACGCTGACACCTTTCAAGGCGCTATCCCTCACCCGAACAAGTACGACCCACAGGAACCGGATAGATGCCAACAACCAGCCATCGGTGGACTAATTTCCCGCGGAGCAGGGCCCGTGACCTCCACCGACGAGGTGCTGGAGTCCAGCCAGGAGGCGCTGCACGTCACGGAGCGTCGCTACCTGCGGCTGGACTGGTGCAAGACGCAGCCGCTGAAGCAGACCATCCGCGAGGAGGGCTGCCTGAGCCGCACCATCATCAACCGCTTCTGCTACGGACAGTGCAACTCCTTCTACATCCCGAGGCACAACTACCAGGACGGGGACGTCTTTCAGTCCTGCTCTGCGTGCAAACCCAAAACCTTCAGCACCGTCACGTACACCCTCTTCTGCCCGGGTCAGACGCCCAGCACCAGGAAGAAACGGATCCAGCGCGTAAAGCTGTGCCGCTGCACGACCATAGATACGGACTAG